One Cololabis saira isolate AMF1-May2022 chromosome 18, fColSai1.1, whole genome shotgun sequence genomic region harbors:
- the ccl38a.4 gene encoding chemokine (C-C motif) ligand 38, duplicate 4, with protein MMMMMKNPVILVTCLMSLSFLAVLASENSFGPDKCCFRYISYRLPLKKVQSFKYTDTLCSMEGVLFTMRKGAEICADPTMPWVKRIIEAKLTGQKDKVNNSTTPTPQ; from the exons atgatgatgatgatgaagaaccCTGTCATTCTGGTGACCTGCCTCATGTCTCTCTCGTTTCTTGCTGTGCTGGCTTCAGAGA ACAGCTTTGGTCCAGACAAGTGCTGCTTCAGGTACATCTCCTACCGCCTGCCCctgaaaaaggtgcagagcttCAAATACACCGACACGCTGTGTTCGATGGAAGGTGTGCT CTTCACGATGAGGAAAGGTGCTGAAATCTGTGCTGACCCAACCATGCCATGGGTGAAGAGAATCATCGAGGCCAAATTGACGGGCCAGAAGGACAAAGTGAACAACTCCACCACACCAACACCCCAGTGA